Proteins encoded in a region of the Rothia mucilaginosa genome:
- a CDS encoding 3-oxoacyl-ACP synthase III, with product MNAPADKVGTNSDIRHANAALLSITHELPPEVVTSDYFDEQLAQTYKRLRMPKGLLERLAGISTRRGWAEGQTFEDGVVAAAEKAIEQAGIDRSQIGLLINASVTRDNFEPAVSVGVHDRLELPRHALNFDITNACLGFVNAMTVASTMIDAGAIDYALIVAGEDPSPWHRTAVRILNNPDSTREDVLAQFATLTLGSGAAAAVIGRADRHPEGHRIVGSVSRAGTEHRNLCIGGEADQGMNTDAEGLLKYGLELVAQAWEQAHQDGWEWNDMTSYVTHQISNAHTNAIIEAVGIERERIPLTFPKWGNVAAAALPMTLAECAPTYTKGDRILCMGVGSGLNTALLEIQW from the coding sequence ATGAATGCACCCGCCGATAAGGTCGGCACGAACTCTGACATTCGCCACGCTAACGCAGCTCTGCTGTCTATTACCCATGAGCTACCTCCGGAGGTCGTCACGAGCGACTACTTCGATGAGCAGCTGGCCCAAACCTACAAGCGTCTGCGCATGCCGAAGGGCCTGCTGGAGCGCCTTGCCGGTATTAGCACTCGCCGTGGCTGGGCTGAGGGCCAGACCTTCGAGGACGGCGTGGTTGCCGCAGCCGAGAAGGCTATCGAGCAGGCGGGTATTGACCGCTCCCAGATTGGCTTGCTGATTAACGCTTCGGTGACTCGCGATAACTTTGAGCCCGCCGTTTCGGTGGGTGTGCACGACCGCTTGGAGTTGCCGCGTCACGCCCTGAACTTCGATATTACGAACGCCTGCCTGGGCTTTGTGAACGCGATGACTGTCGCCTCCACCATGATTGATGCGGGCGCTATCGACTACGCCCTGATTGTGGCTGGCGAGGACCCCTCCCCGTGGCACCGTACCGCGGTGCGCATCCTGAACAACCCCGATTCGACCCGCGAGGATGTGCTGGCGCAGTTCGCGACCCTGACCCTCGGTTCGGGTGCGGCGGCGGCTGTGATTGGTCGCGCTGACCGCCACCCGGAGGGTCACCGCATTGTCGGTTCGGTGTCCCGCGCGGGCACCGAGCACCGTAACCTGTGCATCGGTGGCGAGGCGGATCAGGGCATGAACACCGACGCCGAGGGTCTGCTCAAGTACGGCCTGGAGCTGGTGGCGCAGGCGTGGGAGCAGGCGCATCAGGACGGCTGGGAGTGGAACGACATGACCTCCTATGTGACCCACCAGATTTCTAACGCCCACACAAACGCCATTATTGAGGCGGTCGGTATTGAGCGTGAGCGCATCCCCTTGACCTTCCCGAAGTGGGGCAATGTGGCTGCGGCGGCTCTGCCGATGACTCTCGCCGAGTGCGCGCCGACCTACACGAAGGGCGACCGTATTCTGTGCATGGGTGTGGGTTCTGGCCTGAACACTGCCCTGCTTGAGATTCAGTGGTAA
- the trpA gene encoding tryptophan synthase subunit alpha, protein MSYQDAISQAAPFTMLDGSFPAPNANSPLAARLAECEKQGRAALIGYLPVGFPTLDESIDAAIALGNNGADIIELGVPYSDPVMDGPVIQKATGVALENGFKLPQLFEAVRRITEATDAVVVVMTYWNPVLAYGVKNFARDLAAAGGAGMITPDLVPDEASAWFEASDEYGLDRIFLAALSSSPERLATIAKASSGFVYAVSVMGVTGARTSVSEAARTLVADIKAAGAPRACVGLGVSTRAHVEEIGEYADGVIVGTALVKALASGGVEAVAKLTRELAGREG, encoded by the coding sequence ATGAGCTACCAGGACGCTATTTCTCAGGCGGCACCTTTTACGATGCTGGATGGTTCTTTCCCCGCTCCGAACGCGAACTCGCCTCTGGCGGCTCGTCTGGCTGAGTGCGAGAAGCAGGGCCGTGCGGCGCTGATTGGCTACCTGCCGGTGGGCTTCCCTACCCTGGATGAGTCGATTGACGCGGCGATTGCTCTGGGCAATAACGGCGCGGACATTATCGAGCTGGGCGTGCCTTATTCTGATCCGGTCATGGATGGTCCGGTGATTCAGAAGGCGACCGGCGTGGCGCTGGAGAACGGTTTCAAGCTTCCTCAGCTGTTTGAGGCGGTCCGCCGTATTACCGAGGCGACCGACGCTGTGGTTGTCGTGATGACGTACTGGAACCCGGTTCTGGCGTACGGTGTGAAGAATTTTGCGCGTGATTTGGCGGCTGCCGGCGGCGCGGGCATGATCACCCCGGACCTGGTGCCTGATGAGGCGTCGGCATGGTTTGAGGCTTCTGACGAGTACGGTCTGGATCGTATTTTCTTGGCGGCTCTGTCTTCTTCGCCGGAGCGTCTGGCGACCATTGCGAAGGCGTCGAGCGGCTTCGTGTACGCCGTATCGGTGATGGGCGTGACCGGTGCCCGCACCTCCGTGTCGGAGGCAGCTCGCACCCTGGTTGCGGACATTAAGGCAGCCGGTGCGCCTCGTGCGTGCGTGGGTCTGGGTGTTTCAACTCGTGCCCACGTTGAGGAGATTGGCGAGTATGCGGACGGCGTGATTGTCGGTACCGCGCTGGTGAAGGCTTTGGCTTCTGGCGGTGTTGAGGCGGTGGCTAAGCTGACCCGTGAGCTGGCGGGGCGTGAAGGCTAA
- a CDS encoding alpha/beta fold hydrolase, translating to MRHLNFPKTQPPYNPEEWAGVNPRYSHLLEVPTTAPIEQRAQQAGARRWHYLDNLPVLVEQGLEPIGTILCVHGNPTWSYLWRTVLDAGVNERAPWRVVAVDQIDMGYSERTHLDLEGERRTLTDRIADLGDFTKALGLDETDKPVVTLAHDWGGLVSFGWALEHREILSGVMLTNTAVYHDGIENIPAALRLALGVHEWGTRDSTAFIDVTLGLAQNEGRLPAPGSAGAGALDGALPQPVGKQPKRLYPSPLNEAIYRTYRAPYAHSAWREGVRNFVGDIPTGADVPSYTPMQRIAEQIRGLDVPAFFQWGTKDPVFQRRYLFDLMERMPQAKVHRYEKASHLVIEDYDIASPMISWLAQTFGTLEDGALVPPHNVEAEHRAARARRHGLTAGEGATAEGTAAEGAEGAVPAAFRPMLAALTERADDASTAVVDMDPKGDGTSVSVTLTWAELNQQVNAAATRLHALGVRPGDRVNLMVPPGARLTTLIYACMKLGAVIVVADTGLGIPGLTRALKGANPSFLVGIPAALSAARTLLWPGVRISVEPLGSVQEKLLGVAGSVFTAPAADGTPGAPVPTPTVVEFPSPVPDADAAVLYTSGSTGPAKGVVYTQRQLAGMRDAIANTYGFAPGSGLVAGFAPFALLGPALGATSVTPTMDVTRPKTLTASALASAAAAIDASVVFASPAALVNVVATADELNAEQRAALAKVQTVLSAGAPIPVPLLEALSALVPNASLHTPYGMTEGLPVTDVSFEMIRQAIAEGTPNAAGEVLDPFARDGVCVGFAVYGAAVAIAPLLQDGSVADELTHEPGVTGEILVSAPHVKDRYDTLWVTEEQSISTPGWHHTGDVGHLDASGRLWVEGRLAHVLLTSQGVLTPVAAEQSAESLPEVRRAALVAVGPAGTAAPVLVIEASANTAALEARQSASGLKRALLDRVPGARRFPIAEGVAPFELSQLVRQKVAEDTDVELAAVLVVHEHPTDIRHNSKIDRPALGEWASKVLAGA from the coding sequence ATGCGCCATTTGAACTTCCCTAAGACCCAGCCGCCGTATAACCCGGAGGAATGGGCGGGCGTGAACCCGCGTTACTCCCACCTTCTGGAGGTGCCCACCACCGCCCCCATTGAGCAGCGGGCGCAGCAGGCTGGCGCGCGCCGCTGGCACTACCTGGATAACCTTCCGGTGCTGGTCGAGCAGGGTTTGGAGCCGATTGGCACGATTCTGTGCGTGCACGGTAACCCGACCTGGTCGTACCTGTGGCGTACCGTGCTGGATGCGGGCGTGAATGAGCGCGCCCCGTGGCGTGTGGTTGCGGTTGATCAGATTGATATGGGTTATTCGGAGCGCACCCACCTGGATTTGGAGGGTGAGCGCCGCACCCTGACCGACCGTATCGCTGACCTGGGTGATTTCACGAAGGCGCTCGGTCTGGACGAGACTGACAAGCCGGTCGTAACTCTCGCCCATGACTGGGGTGGGTTGGTGTCCTTTGGTTGGGCGCTGGAGCATCGTGAGATTCTTTCGGGCGTGATGCTGACGAACACCGCGGTCTACCATGACGGCATTGAGAATATCCCTGCCGCCCTGCGTCTGGCGTTGGGTGTGCACGAGTGGGGTACCCGCGATTCGACCGCGTTTATTGATGTGACCCTGGGTTTGGCTCAGAATGAGGGCCGCCTGCCCGCGCCGGGTTCTGCCGGTGCCGGGGCGCTTGATGGTGCCCTGCCGCAGCCGGTGGGCAAGCAGCCCAAGCGCCTGTACCCGAGCCCTCTGAACGAGGCGATTTACCGTACGTACCGTGCGCCGTACGCTCATTCGGCGTGGCGTGAGGGTGTGCGTAATTTTGTGGGCGATATTCCGACCGGTGCCGATGTTCCGTCCTATACGCCGATGCAGCGTATTGCCGAGCAGATCCGTGGCCTGGACGTGCCCGCGTTCTTCCAGTGGGGCACGAAGGACCCGGTGTTCCAGCGCCGCTACCTGTTCGACCTGATGGAGCGCATGCCGCAGGCGAAGGTGCACCGCTACGAGAAGGCCTCGCACCTGGTCATTGAGGATTACGATATTGCCTCCCCCATGATTTCGTGGCTTGCGCAGACTTTCGGCACGCTGGAGGATGGCGCTCTGGTGCCCCCGCACAACGTTGAGGCGGAGCATCGTGCCGCCCGCGCACGCCGCCACGGTCTGACTGCCGGCGAGGGCGCTACTGCTGAGGGCACCGCCGCTGAGGGTGCTGAGGGCGCTGTTCCCGCGGCGTTCCGACCCATGCTCGCAGCCCTCACCGAACGCGCCGATGACGCCTCCACCGCCGTGGTGGACATGGACCCCAAGGGCGACGGCACCTCCGTGTCTGTAACCCTGACCTGGGCTGAGCTGAACCAGCAGGTCAACGCCGCCGCGACCCGCCTGCACGCCCTGGGTGTGCGTCCGGGCGACCGCGTGAACCTGATGGTGCCTCCAGGTGCCCGCCTGACCACCCTGATTTACGCCTGCATGAAGCTGGGCGCTGTCATTGTGGTGGCTGATACCGGCCTGGGTATTCCGGGTCTGACTCGCGCATTGAAGGGCGCTAACCCGAGCTTCCTGGTGGGTATTCCCGCCGCGCTCAGTGCCGCCCGTACCCTGCTGTGGCCGGGTGTGCGTATTTCTGTGGAGCCGCTGGGTTCGGTGCAGGAGAAGCTGTTGGGCGTTGCCGGTTCGGTGTTTACCGCGCCCGCCGCTGACGGTACTCCGGGTGCTCCCGTGCCCACCCCGACCGTGGTGGAGTTCCCCTCCCCCGTGCCGGATGCTGATGCGGCGGTGCTGTACACCTCCGGTTCGACCGGCCCGGCTAAGGGTGTGGTGTACACGCAGCGTCAACTGGCGGGTATGCGCGATGCCATTGCGAATACGTACGGTTTTGCGCCCGGTAGCGGCCTGGTGGCTGGCTTCGCGCCGTTTGCACTGTTGGGCCCGGCACTGGGTGCTACCAGCGTGACCCCGACGATGGATGTGACCCGCCCGAAGACCTTGACGGCTTCGGCATTGGCGTCGGCTGCGGCGGCTATTGATGCGTCGGTCGTGTTTGCTTCCCCCGCCGCCCTGGTGAATGTGGTGGCGACTGCCGATGAGCTGAACGCTGAGCAGCGTGCGGCGTTGGCTAAGGTTCAGACCGTGCTGAGTGCTGGCGCGCCGATTCCCGTGCCGCTACTGGAGGCGCTCTCCGCACTCGTGCCGAACGCCTCCCTGCACACCCCGTACGGCATGACCGAGGGTCTGCCGGTGACCGATGTGTCTTTCGAGATGATTCGCCAGGCGATTGCTGAGGGCACCCCGAATGCTGCCGGTGAGGTGCTTGACCCGTTCGCCCGTGATGGCGTGTGCGTTGGTTTCGCGGTGTACGGTGCGGCGGTGGCTATTGCGCCGCTGCTGCAGGACGGTTCGGTCGCGGATGAGCTAACCCATGAGCCGGGTGTGACCGGTGAAATTCTGGTGTCGGCGCCGCATGTGAAGGACCGCTACGACACCCTGTGGGTGACTGAGGAGCAGTCCATTAGCACTCCGGGTTGGCATCATACCGGTGACGTCGGGCACCTGGACGCTTCGGGTCGCCTGTGGGTTGAGGGTCGCCTCGCGCACGTGCTGCTGACTTCGCAGGGCGTACTGACCCCGGTTGCGGCTGAGCAGTCCGCCGAGTCCCTGCCCGAGGTGCGCCGCGCCGCCCTGGTGGCGGTGGGTCCTGCCGGTACTGCGGCACCGGTGCTGGTCATTGAGGCGTCCGCGAATACTGCCGCGTTGGAGGCGCGCCAGTCGGCATCGGGTCTCAAGCGTGCCCTGCTCGATCGCGTGCCCGGCGCTCGCCGCTTCCCCATTGCGGAGGGTGTGGCGCCCTTCGAGCTGTCGCAGCTGGTGCGTCAGAAGGTTGCCGAGGATACCGACGTGGAACTTGCCGCGGTGCTGGTGGTGCACGAGCATCCGACCGATATTCGCCATAATTCGAAGATTGACCGCCCCGCCCTGGGTGAGTGGGCGTCGAAGGTCCTTGCGGGGGCGTAA
- the trpB gene encoding tryptophan synthase subunit beta: MSENLADAFLNGESLKNAPGPYFGEYGGRWMPESLIAAMDELEATFNEAKNDPEFIAEFQRLSAEYSNRPSLLTEVPKFSEHAGARVFLKREDLNHTGSHKINNVIGQALLAKRMGKTRLIAETGAGQHGVATATAAALFGMECVVYMGEEDTERQSLNVARMQLLGAKVIAVQNGSRTLKDAINEALRDWVANVENTHYLLGTAAGAHPFPAMVRFFHDAIGSEAREQILAETGRLPDGIAACVGGGSNAIGLFHAFLDDSSVEIYGFEAGGDGVDTGRHAATITLGRPGMLHGAMTYLMQDEDGQTIESHSISAGLDYPGVGPEHSYLSDIGRVTYEPVTDTEAMDALRLLCRTEGIIPAIESSHALAGALRVCQRWAAEDPEAAREKTMIVCLSGRGDKDMETALKWFGLGKAIPSSTLMTGNKEAAASAAQNAQAESEAK, encoded by the coding sequence ATGAGCGAGAACCTGGCAGATGCTTTCCTCAACGGCGAGTCGTTGAAGAATGCCCCCGGCCCCTATTTTGGTGAGTACGGCGGGCGGTGGATGCCCGAGTCGCTGATTGCCGCCATGGATGAGCTGGAGGCAACCTTTAACGAGGCGAAGAACGACCCCGAGTTCATTGCCGAGTTCCAGCGTCTTTCTGCTGAGTATTCGAACCGTCCGTCGCTGCTGACTGAGGTTCCGAAGTTCTCTGAGCATGCTGGTGCGCGCGTGTTCCTCAAGCGTGAGGACCTGAACCACACCGGTAGCCACAAGATTAATAACGTGATTGGTCAGGCTCTGCTGGCTAAGCGTATGGGCAAGACCCGTCTGATTGCTGAGACCGGTGCGGGTCAGCACGGTGTTGCGACTGCTACCGCGGCTGCGCTGTTCGGCATGGAGTGCGTGGTCTACATGGGTGAGGAAGACACTGAGCGTCAGTCGCTGAACGTGGCTCGTATGCAGTTGCTGGGCGCGAAGGTGATTGCGGTTCAGAACGGTTCCCGCACCCTCAAGGACGCCATTAATGAGGCGCTGCGCGACTGGGTTGCGAACGTTGAGAACACCCACTACCTGCTGGGTACCGCCGCGGGTGCGCACCCGTTCCCTGCGATGGTGCGTTTCTTCCACGACGCTATTGGTTCTGAGGCGCGCGAGCAGATTCTTGCTGAGACTGGCCGCCTGCCCGATGGTATTGCTGCCTGCGTGGGTGGCGGTTCGAATGCGATTGGTCTGTTCCACGCGTTCTTGGACGATTCTTCGGTTGAGATTTACGGTTTTGAGGCTGGCGGCGACGGCGTGGATACCGGCCGTCACGCGGCGACCATTACTCTGGGCCGCCCGGGCATGCTGCACGGCGCGATGACCTACCTGATGCAGGATGAGGACGGCCAGACCATTGAGTCCCACTCGATTTCGGCTGGTTTGGACTACCCTGGCGTGGGTCCTGAGCACTCCTACCTGTCCGATATTGGTCGCGTGACCTACGAGCCGGTGACTGACACCGAGGCGATGGACGCTCTGCGTCTGCTCTGCCGCACCGAGGGTATTATCCCGGCGATTGAGTCCTCGCACGCTCTGGCGGGCGCGTTGCGCGTGTGCCAGCGTTGGGCTGCTGAGGATCCGGAGGCGGCACGCGAGAAGACGATGATTGTCTGCCTGTCCGGTCGTGGCGATAAGGACATGGAGACCGCGCTGAAGTGGTTCGGCCTGGGTAAGGCGATTCCGTCCTCGACCCTGATGACCGGTAATAAGGAAGCTGCCGCATCCGCTGCACAGAACGCACAGGCTGAAAGTGAGGCTAAGTAA
- the lgt gene encoding prolipoprotein diacylglyceryl transferase, whose protein sequence is MSDVLSLASVPVANVLASIPSPSVSYLQLGPFRVHFYALCILAGMAVCLWLGSRRWKAAGGTPERVFDVAMWAIPAGIIGARAYHVLITDPGSYFGPNVADPWAFLKIWEGGIGIMGAVSVGALGAWYGCRRYGINFPAFADAVAPGILLAQAFGRWGNWFNQELFGKPTTLPWGLEISASSGNFPPQYPAGTLFHPTFLYESLWNLLGVALLLWLGRKGVLKLGQTLWLYVFYYGVGRLFIEMFLRIDTSEMLWGVRIHVWTALLLVLLGAAGFVVAGRRAAAKAAAGIEPAPAEFAPKPAADESAEDVEEKAPEKVSEKATEKAEPAEDSDSSESSMKGSQTKDSQTADSQTKSS, encoded by the coding sequence ATGTCTGATGTGCTGTCGCTGGCGAGCGTGCCGGTAGCTAACGTGCTGGCGTCGATTCCGTCACCGAGCGTTTCGTATCTGCAGCTGGGCCCGTTCCGTGTGCATTTCTATGCTCTGTGTATTCTTGCGGGTATGGCGGTGTGCTTGTGGCTGGGTTCTCGCCGTTGGAAGGCGGCGGGTGGTACCCCTGAACGCGTTTTTGACGTGGCGATGTGGGCTATTCCGGCGGGTATTATTGGTGCCCGCGCCTACCACGTGCTGATTACCGACCCGGGTAGCTATTTCGGTCCGAATGTTGCTGATCCGTGGGCTTTCCTGAAGATTTGGGAGGGCGGCATCGGCATTATGGGTGCCGTGTCGGTTGGCGCGTTGGGTGCCTGGTATGGTTGCCGCCGCTACGGGATTAATTTCCCGGCCTTTGCGGATGCGGTAGCGCCGGGTATTCTGCTGGCTCAGGCGTTTGGCCGCTGGGGTAACTGGTTCAACCAGGAGCTATTCGGTAAGCCGACGACTCTGCCGTGGGGCTTGGAGATTAGCGCTTCGAGCGGTAATTTCCCGCCTCAGTATCCGGCGGGTACGCTGTTCCATCCGACGTTCCTGTACGAGTCGTTGTGGAACCTGCTGGGTGTGGCGTTGTTACTGTGGCTGGGCCGTAAGGGCGTGCTGAAGCTGGGTCAGACCCTGTGGCTGTATGTGTTCTACTACGGTGTGGGTCGCCTCTTCATTGAGATGTTCTTGCGTATTGATACCTCGGAGATGCTCTGGGGTGTTCGTATTCACGTGTGGACTGCTCTGCTGCTGGTTCTGCTGGGTGCTGCTGGTTTTGTGGTGGCTGGTCGTCGTGCGGCGGCAAAGGCTGCTGCGGGTATTGAGCCGGCTCCTGCGGAGTTCGCTCCGAAGCCTGCCGCAGATGAGTCTGCAGAGGACGTTGAGGAGAAGGCACCTGAGAAGGTGTCCGAGAAGGCAACCGAGAAGGCAGAGCCCGCCGAGGATTCTGACTCTTCTGAGTCTTCGATGAAGGGCTCCCAGACGAAGGATTCCCAGACGGCGGACTCCCAAACGAAGAGCTCCTAG
- a CDS encoding chromosome segregation SMC family protein codes for MHHRTCPAHTSSSAERPLVHLMSLTLRGFKSFASATTFEFTPGINAVVGPNGSGKSNVLDALAWVMGEQGAKSLRGGSMKDVIFAGSGEVGSGDGAQRAPLGRAKVTLTFDNSDGTLSIPADRVQISRTMFRSGGSEYEINGSPARLADIQDLLSEAGLGQQMHVLVGQGQLDAVLHATAQQRRDMIEQAAGVVKYRRRQEKTSRKLESVASNVTRLSDLVAELDSQLQPLSEQAESAATARQLQARIRQLEAVLLARQLGVLQAEQTQALASEAEGTRRAETLKEQLEAARAASAKHQQEQNRLNAEVTACQKAVSTLRESAARVRTVQSIAAERVRTYRVELTEATAAARAGYERALELLEERREEAERAVESYASFEERYDAALKNVEKAASEVAQTERASGEAAQSRARAQAQLDAARAAAVEATRAYAAAAERAATLREALGQSLGEEPAELDTESAEAVFDPETGELMDSSSEGASLLRVLDAVQIDPEYARAASAALTSLATAALSVPVEGAEVSQLRGDKGDESSESAAKELSTELPETTLPESCAAELRELGIRPATEMIEPLSEDAAALAGIDEHALARVTAALGERLAGMLFAPDAASAEHALHLLAENPLAGQRTIWRIFDPAGTEHTRYSLLYPAEGASPLELAASYRAASQVVTRTRAELDEAEQTVQQAQTAAESAVEAEREAAKAAGVASAEHARARAQAESLEASAQNIQNERARLNERLAAAEESVAQARTAYESARTREDSYLAGTGEQAPAATIERRAQRLGEVLAEQVSEREQQLHELSTALKNAQEGLTSTNDEVQDLQAAHAAALTLLARTQTEAARVQERVQALAERARLVTGLTLEQLQEEYSEQLPVDVPAEETSENAAFENTATENTATETASETTEASTESVRARLKATRAELEALGAINPLALEEYEALSERHAYLNQQIEDLKATRRDLNTVMDEVSSHIAEVFTAALEDINTHYRRIFETLFPGGEGHLELDDPSDPLNSGVEIHARPAGKKVKRLSLLSGGERSLASLALLIAIYMSRPSPFYALDEVEAALDDRNLSRLLQVIGELGERSQLIVVTHQKRTMQIAETLYGVSMRGGVSTVLSQQMEELRELL; via the coding sequence ATGCACCACAGAACGTGCCCGGCACACACCAGTTCTTCTGCAGAAAGGCCCCTTGTGCACCTGATGTCGCTGACCCTGCGCGGGTTCAAGTCTTTCGCCTCCGCCACCACTTTTGAGTTCACCCCCGGCATTAACGCGGTGGTCGGACCCAACGGCTCCGGCAAATCCAATGTGCTGGATGCGCTCGCCTGGGTTATGGGCGAGCAGGGCGCTAAGAGCCTGCGCGGCGGCAGCATGAAGGACGTTATCTTCGCGGGCTCCGGCGAGGTTGGTTCGGGCGACGGCGCCCAGCGTGCGCCCCTGGGCCGCGCCAAAGTCACCCTGACTTTCGATAATTCTGACGGCACCCTCAGCATTCCCGCTGATCGGGTGCAGATTTCGCGCACCATGTTCCGCTCCGGCGGCAGCGAGTACGAGATTAACGGCTCCCCGGCGCGCCTTGCCGACATTCAGGACCTGCTCTCGGAGGCGGGTCTGGGTCAGCAGATGCATGTGCTCGTCGGCCAGGGTCAGCTGGATGCAGTCCTGCACGCCACCGCCCAGCAGCGCCGCGACATGATTGAGCAGGCGGCGGGCGTGGTCAAGTACCGCCGCCGCCAGGAGAAGACCAGCCGCAAGCTGGAGTCTGTGGCATCGAACGTTACCCGCCTGAGCGACCTGGTTGCCGAGCTGGATTCGCAGTTGCAGCCGCTGAGCGAGCAGGCAGAATCCGCCGCGACTGCACGCCAGCTGCAGGCGCGCATCCGCCAGCTGGAGGCGGTACTTTTGGCCCGTCAGCTGGGTGTTCTGCAGGCTGAGCAGACGCAGGCTCTCGCCTCCGAGGCGGAAGGTACCCGCCGCGCCGAAACCCTGAAAGAACAGCTGGAGGCGGCGCGTGCCGCATCCGCGAAGCATCAGCAGGAGCAGAACCGCCTGAACGCGGAGGTCACCGCCTGTCAGAAGGCCGTGTCGACCCTGCGCGAGTCCGCCGCGCGCGTGCGCACCGTGCAGTCCATCGCCGCCGAGCGCGTGCGCACCTACCGCGTGGAGCTGACCGAGGCGACCGCCGCCGCCCGCGCCGGATACGAACGCGCCCTGGAACTGCTGGAGGAACGCCGCGAAGAGGCAGAGCGCGCGGTGGAAAGCTACGCCAGCTTTGAGGAACGCTACGATGCGGCGCTGAAGAACGTCGAGAAGGCAGCGTCCGAGGTGGCGCAGACTGAGCGCGCCTCGGGTGAGGCGGCGCAGTCTCGTGCCCGCGCGCAGGCTCAGCTGGATGCCGCCCGCGCCGCTGCGGTGGAGGCGACCCGCGCCTACGCGGCGGCGGCTGAGCGTGCCGCAACCCTGCGTGAGGCGCTGGGGCAGAGCCTGGGCGAGGAACCCGCCGAACTGGACACTGAATCTGCTGAGGCGGTGTTCGACCCCGAGACCGGTGAGCTCATGGATTCTTCGAGCGAGGGCGCGAGCCTGCTGCGCGTGTTGGATGCCGTGCAGATTGACCCCGAGTATGCGCGCGCGGCTTCTGCGGCGCTGACCTCGCTGGCGACCGCGGCGTTGAGCGTGCCGGTTGAGGGCGCCGAGGTGTCGCAGCTGCGCGGTGATAAGGGGGACGAAAGCAGCGAATCTGCCGCGAAGGAACTTTCAACAGAACTGCCTGAAACCACCCTGCCCGAATCCTGCGCTGCCGAGCTGCGCGAGCTGGGTATCCGCCCCGCAACCGAGATGATTGAACCGCTCAGCGAGGATGCCGCCGCGCTCGCCGGCATCGATGAGCACGCCCTGGCGCGCGTCACCGCGGCGCTGGGCGAGCGCCTGGCAGGCATGCTGTTCGCGCCGGATGCCGCCTCCGCAGAGCACGCCCTACACCTGCTCGCAGAGAATCCCCTCGCAGGTCAGCGCACTATCTGGCGTATTTTTGACCCCGCAGGCACCGAGCACACCCGCTACAGCCTGCTCTACCCGGCTGAGGGCGCCAGCCCCCTGGAACTCGCCGCCTCATACCGCGCCGCCTCCCAGGTCGTGACCCGCACCCGCGCCGAACTGGACGAAGCCGAGCAGACCGTTCAGCAGGCTCAGACCGCGGCAGAATCGGCGGTTGAAGCGGAACGTGAGGCGGCGAAGGCGGCGGGCGTGGCGAGCGCCGAGCATGCCCGCGCCCGCGCTCAGGCGGAATCCCTGGAGGCATCCGCGCAGAACATTCAGAATGAGCGCGCCCGCCTGAACGAGCGCCTTGCCGCTGCGGAGGAATCCGTGGCGCAGGCGCGCACCGCCTACGAGTCGGCGCGCACCCGCGAGGATTCCTACCTGGCGGGCACGGGGGAGCAGGCTCCCGCCGCGACCATTGAGCGCCGCGCCCAGCGTCTGGGGGAGGTGCTTGCCGAGCAGGTGAGCGAGCGTGAGCAGCAGTTGCACGAGCTGAGCACCGCCCTGAAGAACGCCCAGGAGGGTCTGACCAGCACCAATGATGAGGTGCAGGACCTGCAGGCGGCGCACGCGGCGGCGCTGACCCTGCTGGCGCGCACCCAGACGGAGGCGGCGCGCGTGCAGGAGCGTGTGCAGGCGCTGGCTGAACGTGCCCGCCTGGTGACCGGTTTGACCCTGGAGCAGCTGCAGGAGGAGTACTCCGAGCAGCTGCCGGTTGACGTGCCCGCGGAGGAGACGTCCGAAAACGCGGCTTTCGAAAATACCGCCACCGAAAATACTGCTACCGAAACGGCATCAGAGACTACCGAAGCCTCCACCGAGAGCGTCCGCGCTCGCCTCAAGGCAACCCGCGCCGAACTGGAGGCACTGGGCGCCATTAACCCGCTGGCGCTGGAGGAGTACGAGGCGCTTTCTGAACGCCACGCCTACCTGAACCAGCAGATTGAGGATTTGAAGGCGACCCGCCGCGACCTGAACACAGTCATGGACGAGGTCAGCAGCCACATTGCGGAGGTGTTCACCGCCGCGCTGGAGGACATTAACACCCACTACCGCCGCATCTTTGAGACCCTGTTCCCGGGAGGCGAGGGCCACCTGGAGCTGGACGACCCGTCCGATCCGTTGAATTCGGGTGTGGAGATTCACGCGCGCCCGGCGGGTAAGAAGGTTAAGCGCCTGTCGCTGCTCTCTGGCGGTGAGCGTTCGCTCGCTTCGCTGGCGCTGTTGATTGCGATTTATATGTCTCGCCCGTCGCCGTTCTACGCCCTCGATGAGGTTGAGGCGGCGCTGGATGACCGCAACCTCTCGCGCCTGCTGCAGGTGATTGGTGAGTTGGGGGAGCGTTCGCAGCTGATTGTGGTGACGCATCAGAAGCGCACGATGCAGATTGCGGAGACCCTGTACGGGGTGTCGATGCGCGGTGGTGTGTCGACGGTGCTTTCTCAGCAGATGGAGGAGTTGCGCGAGCTGCTGTAG